In one window of Azoarcus olearius DNA:
- a CDS encoding ABC transporter substrate-binding protein codes for MTTGLLRFALLLCTALSGLVSLPALALDVAVVLAQSEGTPRAFADALRSVLPESQHRLTLAGAVDAGLNEAALARADVVLAAGVAAAEAVASRTRRPMLAVLLSRQQFANLRARYPTAPMSAIVLDQPLRRQLKLVRAVLPNATRVGVLLGPESGALETELTDAAAGEGLQLRSQQVLQSGDVLAAAERLLDASDALLAIPDPVATNPASARAVLLSSYRFRRPMLAYSQAYVEAGALAAVFSSPSDVALDVADWLATQGGGSVSLPAARSPSRFGVAVNRQVARSLGLTVAEDLALVRAIGSGGGR; via the coding sequence ATGACGACCGGCCTTCTCCGTTTCGCCTTGCTGCTGTGCACCGCCCTGAGCGGGCTGGTGTCGTTGCCCGCGCTCGCGCTCGACGTCGCCGTGGTGCTTGCGCAGTCGGAGGGAACGCCGCGGGCTTTCGCGGATGCCTTGCGCAGCGTGCTGCCGGAGAGCCAACACCGTCTTACGCTGGCAGGCGCCGTGGACGCGGGTCTTAACGAAGCCGCACTCGCACGGGCCGATGTGGTGCTGGCAGCAGGCGTGGCCGCCGCCGAGGCGGTCGCCAGCCGCACCCGGCGCCCCATGCTTGCCGTACTCCTCAGTCGGCAGCAGTTTGCCAATCTCCGCGCCCGCTACCCCACTGCCCCGATGTCCGCCATCGTGCTGGACCAGCCCTTGCGGCGCCAACTCAAGCTGGTGCGCGCGGTGCTGCCCAACGCCACCCGCGTCGGCGTGCTGCTGGGGCCGGAAAGCGGCGCGCTCGAAACCGAGTTGACCGACGCCGCCGCGGGTGAAGGCCTTCAGTTGCGCAGCCAGCAGGTGTTGCAGTCGGGCGACGTACTGGCCGCCGCCGAACGGCTGCTCGACGCCAGTGATGCCTTGCTGGCGATTCCCGATCCGGTCGCGACCAATCCGGCTTCTGCGCGCGCGGTGCTGCTGAGCAGCTACCGCTTCCGCCGGCCGATGCTGGCGTATTCGCAGGCCTATGTTGAAGCCGGCGCGCTCGCGGCCGTGTTCAGCAGCCCGTCCGACGTCGCGCTCGACGTCGCCGACTGGCTGGCGACGCAGGGCGGTGGCAGCGTTTCGCTGCCCGCGGCGCGGTCGCCCTCGCGCTTCGGGGTGGCGGTGAACCGCCAGGTTGCACGTTCGCTCGGGCTCACCGTGGCGGAAGATCTTGCGCTTGTGCGCGCGATTGGCTCGGGAGGTGGGCGATGA
- a CDS encoding diguanylate cyclase: MKVFTALSLKQRLLMVVLVPAAVLAATISGLLLIRDTQALDDAATERGIAIVSFLAPAAEYGVISGNRTNLTALLQAVLGQRDVAAVAIYNPDGSVLAVSGKPRLDDVSTMRRTHGPTTLERGDDRISFAAPVQPTPLVIDDLPGGDVDGTAAAGGGPLGWVYVEVDTRSLIERKRDLVLGTLAIVVLGLALTAAFALRLARSVAEPLARLVEAVKQMAAGNLEVSVPDSGAGAELQALETGFNAMARTMADAHKTLQARVDEATELLAHQALHDPLTGLPNRRAFEQALEDAVTASRRAGDSGVLCFIDLDRFKIVNDTCGHAAGDELLRRIARLIRQRVRAEDLICRIGGDEFALILHGCGPEDAHRIAENIREAVAAFRFTWEGRRFSVGASIGLVRIDGSLATASDVLVAADLACYAAKKSGRNRVVEHDDGPVGGAGDSGDAAVQAVQPAAIPYDQLLLYTQAVVPVGDAATESWSEILLRVVGPTGEVGSASDLLARLEPGRHLIELDEWVAAQVCAVLARGAAGAPLQRVSLNLSRSAVLASGRYVAHLETQLKRHTLDPDLVVLEFPASMVEQAPEESRHLAREARRVGCRIALERMDGGAVALLKTLHPDYVKISLKQLVETYGLEAGCNLAQALCGMAAALSIRSVASEVEDDLLRDSLRDFGFDFAQGALIAATTPLER, from the coding sequence ATGAAGGTATTCACCGCGCTGTCGCTCAAGCAGCGCCTGCTGATGGTGGTGCTGGTGCCGGCCGCCGTGCTGGCGGCGACGATCTCCGGCCTGCTGTTGATCCGCGACACGCAGGCGCTGGACGACGCGGCCACCGAGCGTGGCATCGCCATCGTCAGCTTTCTCGCTCCCGCGGCGGAGTACGGCGTCATTTCAGGCAACCGCACCAACCTCACCGCCCTCCTCCAGGCCGTGCTGGGCCAGCGGGACGTGGCGGCGGTGGCGATCTACAACCCGGACGGCAGCGTGCTTGCCGTCAGTGGCAAACCGCGGCTGGACGATGTGTCGACGATGCGGCGGACGCACGGACCCACCACGCTCGAACGCGGCGACGACCGTATTTCCTTTGCGGCGCCAGTGCAGCCCACCCCGCTCGTGATCGACGACCTGCCCGGCGGCGATGTCGATGGGACGGCGGCCGCGGGCGGCGGACCGCTGGGATGGGTGTACGTGGAGGTCGATACCCGTTCGCTGATCGAGCGCAAGCGCGACCTGGTGCTTGGCACGCTGGCCATCGTCGTGCTGGGCCTCGCCCTCACCGCGGCCTTCGCGCTGCGTCTCGCGCGGTCGGTCGCAGAGCCCCTGGCCCGGCTGGTCGAGGCCGTCAAGCAGATGGCCGCCGGCAACCTCGAAGTGTCGGTGCCGGACAGCGGGGCCGGCGCGGAACTGCAGGCACTGGAAACCGGCTTCAACGCGATGGCGCGCACCATGGCCGACGCCCACAAGACGCTGCAGGCGAGGGTGGACGAGGCGACGGAACTCCTCGCGCATCAGGCGCTGCACGACCCCTTGACCGGCCTCCCCAATCGCCGCGCCTTCGAGCAGGCGCTGGAAGACGCGGTGACGGCCTCGCGGCGTGCCGGTGACAGCGGCGTGCTGTGTTTCATCGACCTGGACCGCTTCAAGATCGTCAACGACACCTGCGGCCACGCCGCCGGCGATGAACTGCTGCGGCGCATTGCGCGCCTGATCCGCCAGCGCGTCCGGGCCGAGGACCTGATCTGCCGCATCGGCGGTGACGAATTCGCGCTGATCCTGCATGGCTGCGGGCCGGAGGACGCGCACCGGATTGCCGAGAACATCCGCGAAGCCGTCGCGGCCTTCCGCTTTACCTGGGAGGGGCGGCGCTTCTCCGTCGGCGCGAGCATCGGGCTGGTCCGCATCGATGGCTCGCTCGCCACCGCTTCCGACGTTCTCGTGGCGGCGGACCTGGCCTGCTACGCCGCCAAGAAGAGCGGCCGCAACCGGGTGGTGGAGCACGACGACGGTCCGGTCGGCGGTGCGGGCGACAGCGGGGATGCCGCCGTGCAAGCGGTGCAACCGGCCGCCATCCCCTACGATCAGTTGCTGCTCTACACTCAGGCGGTGGTGCCGGTGGGCGATGCCGCCACCGAGAGCTGGAGCGAGATTCTGCTGCGCGTGGTCGGCCCCACTGGAGAAGTCGGTTCGGCCTCCGACCTGCTCGCCCGGCTGGAGCCCGGCCGGCACCTGATCGAACTGGACGAGTGGGTAGCGGCGCAGGTATGCGCCGTGCTGGCTCGGGGCGCGGCGGGCGCCCCCTTGCAGCGGGTCAGCCTCAATCTCAGTCGCAGTGCGGTGCTCGCATCCGGACGTTACGTCGCCCATCTCGAAACCCAGCTCAAGCGCCATACGCTGGATCCGGACCTGGTGGTGCTGGAATTCCCCGCCTCGATGGTGGAGCAGGCGCCGGAGGAGTCGCGCCATCTCGCCCGCGAGGCACGCCGCGTCGGCTGCCGGATCGCGCTCGAGCGCATGGATGGTGGCGCCGTCGCGCTGCTGAAGACCCTGCACCCGGACTACGTCAAGATCAGCCTCAAGCAGTTGGTCGAAACCTACGGGCTGGAGGCCGGCTGCAATCTGGCTCAGGCCTTGTGCGGCATGGCTGCGGCGCTGTCGATCCGGAGCGTGGCGTCCGAGGTGGAAGACGACCTGTTGCGCGACTCGCTGCGCGACTTCGGTTTCGATTTTGCGCAGGGCGCCCTCATCGCCGCCACCACCCCGCTGGAACGCTGA
- a CDS encoding lipocalin-like domain-containing protein, which translates to MAVRAGLFGMAICAALATVVANGPSRAEPAPPHATAAPFTPVVPGRALSFPRDHGAHPDYRTEWWYITGWLRGEDGVERGFQVTFFRVGTGLAADNPSRFAPRQLILAHAAIADPAHGRLRHAERSARALPPLAGASLEHTHAWIGNWSLAWRNGRYHAQVDDADFAFDLDFSPGGPPLLNGDQGYSRKAPQAGHASYYYSRPQMRTSGQLRLAGQTQRVEGHAWLDHEWSSTLMPPEARGWDWIGINLADGGSLMAFRMRDAEGRDLWAAATLINAQGRTRTLPPDAVRFQPLRRWRSPRTGADYAVSWSLVLALPEGERRFRLEPLLDDQELDSRRSTGAVYWEGAVRLLDEDRDHTEAGRGYLEMTGYAERLRM; encoded by the coding sequence ATGGCGGTCCGTGCGGGCCTTTTCGGCATGGCGATCTGCGCCGCGCTTGCCACGGTGGTGGCCAACGGGCCGAGCCGGGCGGAGCCGGCGCCGCCGCACGCCACCGCTGCGCCTTTTACCCCGGTCGTGCCCGGCCGGGCACTCAGTTTTCCGCGCGACCACGGCGCCCACCCCGACTATCGTACCGAGTGGTGGTACATCACCGGCTGGTTGCGCGGCGAAGACGGTGTCGAGCGCGGTTTCCAGGTGACCTTCTTCCGCGTGGGCACCGGCCTTGCGGCGGACAACCCGAGTCGATTCGCGCCGCGCCAGTTGATCCTCGCCCATGCCGCGATTGCCGACCCGGCCCACGGCCGGCTTCGCCACGCCGAGCGCTCCGCGCGCGCGCTGCCGCCACTGGCCGGCGCCAGCCTCGAACACACCCATGCCTGGATCGGCAATTGGTCGCTCGCGTGGCGCAACGGGCGCTACCACGCGCAGGTCGACGACGCCGACTTCGCCTTCGACCTCGACTTCTCGCCGGGGGGGCCGCCGCTGCTCAATGGCGACCAGGGCTACAGCCGGAAGGCGCCGCAAGCGGGCCACGCAAGCTACTACTACAGCCGGCCGCAGATGCGGACGAGCGGACAGCTCCGTCTGGCGGGCCAGACGCAGCGCGTCGAGGGCCATGCCTGGCTCGACCACGAATGGTCCAGCACGCTGATGCCGCCGGAAGCGCGCGGCTGGGACTGGATCGGCATCAACCTTGCCGACGGCGGCAGCCTGATGGCGTTTCGCATGCGCGACGCGGAGGGCCGCGACCTGTGGGCGGCGGCGACGCTGATCAATGCCCAAGGAAGAACGCGGACGTTGCCGCCCGACGCCGTGCGCTTCCAGCCGCTGCGGCGCTGGCGTTCGCCGCGCACCGGGGCGGACTACGCGGTGAGCTGGTCACTGGTGCTCGCGCTGCCGGAAGGCGAGCGCCGCTTCCGGCTGGAACCGCTGCTGGACGACCAGGAACTCGACAGCCGCCGCTCGACCGGCGCGGTGTACTGGGAAGGCGCGGTGCGTCTGTTGGATGAAGACCGCGACCATACCGAGGCGGGGCGCGGTTACCTGGAAATGACGGGCTACGCGGAACGTCTGCGCATGTAG
- a CDS encoding ABC transporter permease: MTLPPTFLPLFLASLLRRRLASALSLLAIALGVALGLAVQLIHDAALDEFGRGSRQLAGEADLQVEGGADGFDDALYVELAQRPEISAASPVLTVRAKLPGHSETLEIHGIDIFRAAEVQPRLLPRAAGEGERFAAFEEDALFLSAAARHWLAPLMAQERITVQVGLQTRTLHWRGDVPGAEGGQRWAVMDIAAAQRTFDRIGRLSRIDLRLAPGQDRARAEAALRPLLPAGVQLRSPEAASGELGALSRAYRVNLTMLAAIALLTGGFLVFSTQFLAVSRRRREFALLRALGLVRGELFRGLILEGAMLGALGGLLGVALGYALTALAFRHLGGDLGAGYFRGVVPELRWQGALVLGYLLLGVLAGVAGTLFPARAAARIAPARALHAGESEAALSLQAQPRARWILGLVAAAVAASLLPPANDIPLGGYTAVFAALCAAVLLLPASARRLPALLGTAASVPARLARARLAAAPGQAVVAGAGVVASVALAAAMAIMVSSFRASVDDWLTQVLPADLYVRASGANASGHIDDAALERIAATPGVAAVDAARVVELRLEADRTPVVLMARAVEGGWRLPLVAGSTANAGAMPVAWLSEAVADRYGKRPGDHMVLPLAGADHDFVVGGIWRDYARQQGAIVIERSAYLALTGDSRINDLALRLTPGHDPEAVAGALQAQFGTGALEIALPAELRRITLAVFDRTFLVTYLMEAVAVVIGLFGVATTFAALTTSRRGEFGMLRHLGLTRAEVGRMIALEGTLTACCGVLVGLVAGAGIAWILIEVVNRQSFHWSMDLHLPLAPLAGFALALVMLAALVARIAAARAMENSAVQAVKEDW; this comes from the coding sequence ATGACGCTGCCCCCGACCTTTCTGCCGCTGTTCCTGGCAAGCCTGCTGCGGCGGCGCCTCGCCAGCGCGCTATCTCTGCTCGCGATCGCGCTTGGCGTCGCGCTCGGGCTGGCGGTGCAACTGATCCATGACGCAGCGCTCGACGAGTTCGGACGCGGCAGCCGCCAGCTCGCCGGCGAAGCCGACCTGCAGGTGGAGGGCGGGGCGGATGGCTTCGATGACGCGCTCTATGTCGAACTCGCGCAGCGCCCCGAGATCTCCGCGGCCAGTCCGGTGCTGACCGTGCGCGCCAAGCTGCCGGGTCACAGCGAGACCCTCGAGATCCACGGCATCGACATCTTCCGCGCGGCCGAGGTCCAGCCCCGTCTGCTGCCGCGCGCAGCCGGGGAGGGCGAGCGCTTCGCCGCTTTCGAGGAGGACGCGCTGTTTCTCAGCGCCGCCGCCCGCCACTGGCTCGCGCCCCTGATGGCGCAGGAGCGCATCACCGTGCAGGTCGGCCTGCAGACGCGCACGCTGCACTGGCGCGGCGACGTGCCGGGCGCGGAGGGTGGCCAACGCTGGGCCGTGATGGACATCGCCGCCGCGCAGCGGACCTTCGACCGTATCGGCCGCCTGAGCCGGATCGACCTGCGGCTGGCTCCGGGGCAGGACCGTGCGCGCGCCGAAGCGGCACTGCGCCCGCTGCTGCCCGCCGGCGTGCAGTTGCGCAGTCCGGAGGCCGCCAGCGGCGAACTCGGTGCGCTGTCGCGCGCCTACCGGGTAAATCTGACCATGCTGGCGGCGATCGCGTTGCTGACCGGCGGCTTCCTGGTGTTCTCCACCCAGTTCCTGGCGGTGTCCCGGCGCCGGCGCGAATTCGCCCTGCTGCGCGCGCTCGGGCTGGTGCGGGGCGAGCTGTTCCGCGGCCTGATCCTGGAGGGGGCGATGCTCGGCGCGCTCGGCGGCCTGCTCGGCGTGGCGCTCGGCTACGCACTGACCGCGCTCGCATTCCGCCACCTCGGGGGCGACCTCGGCGCGGGCTACTTCCGCGGTGTGGTGCCGGAACTGCGCTGGCAGGGCGCGCTGGTGCTCGGGTATCTGTTGCTCGGTGTGCTGGCCGGTGTCGCCGGCACGCTGTTCCCGGCACGGGCCGCGGCGCGCATTGCGCCGGCGCGGGCGCTGCACGCGGGCGAGAGCGAAGCCGCCTTGAGCCTGCAGGCGCAGCCGCGCGCCCGGTGGATCCTGGGGCTGGTGGCCGCCGCCGTGGCGGCCAGCCTGCTGCCCCCTGCCAACGACATTCCGCTCGGCGGCTATACCGCCGTGTTCGCGGCACTGTGCGCCGCGGTTCTGCTGTTGCCGGCCAGCGCGCGGCGGCTGCCCGCGCTGCTTGGCACCGCGGCCAGCGTGCCGGCGCGGCTGGCGCGGGCGCGCCTTGCCGCGGCGCCCGGGCAGGCGGTGGTGGCAGGGGCGGGCGTCGTGGCCAGCGTCGCTTTGGCCGCCGCGATGGCGATCATGGTCAGCTCCTTTCGCGCTTCGGTGGACGACTGGCTGACCCAGGTGCTGCCGGCGGACCTCTACGTGCGCGCATCCGGGGCAAACGCCAGCGGTCACATCGACGACGCCGCGCTTGAGCGCATCGCCGCCACCCCCGGGGTGGCCGCGGTCGACGCCGCGCGCGTGGTGGAGCTTCGACTCGAAGCCGACCGCACCCCGGTGGTGCTGATGGCCCGCGCGGTTGAAGGCGGCTGGCGTCTGCCCCTGGTGGCGGGCAGCACGGCGAACGCGGGCGCAATGCCGGTCGCGTGGCTGTCCGAGGCGGTGGCGGATCGCTACGGCAAGCGTCCGGGCGATCACATGGTGCTGCCGCTCGCTGGCGCGGATCACGACTTCGTGGTGGGCGGCATCTGGCGCGACTACGCCCGCCAGCAAGGCGCGATCGTCATCGAGCGCAGCGCCTACCTTGCACTGACCGGCGATAGTCGGATCAATGACCTCGCCTTGCGTCTCACGCCGGGCCACGACCCCGAGGCCGTCGCCGGGGCCTTGCAGGCGCAGTTCGGAACAGGCGCGCTGGAGATCGCGCTGCCGGCGGAGCTGCGGCGCATCACGCTGGCGGTGTTCGACCGCACCTTCCTCGTCACCTACCTGATGGAAGCGGTGGCGGTCGTCATCGGCCTGTTCGGCGTCGCCACCACCTTCGCCGCCCTCACCACCTCGCGCCGCGGAGAATTCGGCATGCTGCGCCACCTGGGCCTTACACGCGCCGAAGTCGGCCGCATGATCGCGCTGGAAGGCACGCTGACCGCCTGCTGCGGGGTGCTCGTGGGGCTGGTCGCCGGCGCAGGGATCGCGTGGATCCTGATCGAGGTGGTGAACCGCCAGAGCTTTCACTGGAGCATGGACCTCCACCTGCCGCTGGCCCCGCTCGCGGGTTTTGCGCTTGCGCTGGTCATGCTTGCCGCGCTGGTGGCCCGGATCGCGGCGGCACGGGCAATGGAGAACTCCGCGGTGCAGGCGGTGAAGGAGGACTGGTGA
- a CDS encoding ABC transporter ATP-binding protein yields MIAVSQLNKSLPGTPPRRLFAALDLQVRAGECVAIVGESGSGKSTLLNCIAGLEDHDGGEIVVAGQRLEGLDDDRRARLRRAHVGFVFQAFHVLPHLRLADNVAVPLWLQGVEARAAAQRAAAMLERVGLGDRSEAWPRQLSGGELQRVAIARALVHRPRVLLADEPTGNLDPAHASEVLELLLAASREAGAACVVVTHSHTAADRADRILELRDGRLAAVDRRR; encoded by the coding sequence ATGATCGCCGTCTCCCAGCTCAACAAGTCCCTGCCGGGCACGCCGCCGCGGCGGCTGTTTGCCGCGCTCGATCTGCAGGTGCGCGCGGGCGAATGCGTCGCCATCGTCGGCGAGTCGGGCAGCGGCAAGTCGACGCTGCTCAACTGCATCGCCGGCCTTGAAGATCATGACGGCGGAGAAATCGTCGTGGCCGGCCAGCGCCTGGAAGGGCTGGACGACGACCGCCGCGCCCGCCTGCGCCGTGCGCACGTCGGCTTCGTGTTCCAGGCTTTCCACGTGCTGCCGCATCTACGGCTCGCCGACAACGTGGCGGTTCCGCTGTGGCTGCAGGGGGTGGAGGCTCGAGCCGCGGCACAGCGCGCGGCGGCGATGCTGGAGCGCGTGGGCCTCGGCGATCGCAGCGAGGCCTGGCCGCGCCAGCTGTCGGGCGGCGAATTGCAGCGGGTCGCAATCGCGCGCGCCCTGGTCCATCGCCCCCGCGTGCTGCTGGCGGACGAGCCCACCGGCAACCTGGACCCGGCCCACGCCAGCGAAGTGCTGGAACTGCTGCTGGCGGCCAGCCGCGAGGCCGGGGCGGCCTGCGTGGTCGTCACGCACTCCCACACCGCCGCCGACCGCGCCGACCGCATCCTGGAATTGCGCGACGGACGGCTGGCCGCGGTTGATCGCCGACGATGA
- the hpnC gene encoding squalene synthase HpnC — MPVEHYENFPVASLLLPARLREPVEAIYAFARGADDVADEGDAPAVARLARLNDYRLALNAIGRGEDIARSAVDGELRPLFERLARNVRQFGLPLQLFRDLLDAFSQDVGKTRYADFDELLDYCRRSANPVGRLLLHLYGAATPDNLRMSDAVCSSLQLINFWQDVAVDWRKARIYLPQDSLSRFGVTEADIAAACCDERWRALLAFEVDRARRLMLSGAPLARRLPGRLGWELRLVVLGGLRILERIEAAGYDVFRARPVLGKRDWAMLALRSLRFRVGQ, encoded by the coding sequence ATGCCTGTCGAACACTACGAGAATTTCCCCGTCGCCTCCCTGTTGCTGCCCGCCCGCCTGCGCGAGCCGGTGGAGGCGATCTATGCGTTCGCGCGCGGTGCCGACGACGTGGCCGATGAAGGTGATGCGCCCGCGGTGGCGCGCCTGGCGCGGCTCAACGACTACCGCCTCGCCCTCAACGCGATCGGGCGCGGTGAGGACATCGCCCGCAGCGCGGTGGACGGCGAACTGCGGCCCTTGTTCGAGCGCCTCGCGCGCAACGTGCGCCAGTTCGGCCTGCCGCTGCAGTTGTTTCGCGATCTGCTCGATGCCTTCAGCCAGGACGTCGGCAAGACGCGCTACGCCGACTTCGACGAGTTGCTGGATTACTGCCGCCGCTCCGCCAATCCGGTCGGTCGCCTGCTGCTGCATCTGTATGGCGCGGCCACGCCGGACAATCTGCGGATGTCCGACGCGGTCTGCTCCAGCCTGCAGCTGATCAATTTCTGGCAGGACGTTGCGGTGGATTGGCGCAAGGCGCGCATCTACCTGCCGCAGGACAGCCTCAGCCGCTTCGGCGTGACCGAGGCGGACATCGCCGCCGCCTGTTGCGACGAACGCTGGCGCGCGCTGCTCGCGTTCGAGGTCGATCGGGCGCGCCGGCTGATGCTGAGCGGCGCGCCACTGGCCCGCCGCCTGCCCGGTCGCCTCGGCTGGGAACTGCGGCTCGTGGTGCTCGGCGGGCTGCGCATCCTCGAACGCATCGAAGCCGCCGGCTACGACGTGTTCCGCGCGCGTCCGGTGCTGGGCAAGCGCGACTGGGCCATGCTCGCACTGCGCAGCCTGCGCTTCCGGGTCGGTCAGTGA